A genomic region of Prochlorococcus marinus XMU1405 contains the following coding sequences:
- a CDS encoding outer membrane protein — MKNFSHFLSTTFAGLSLLSAPLIANEYSTKGTYFTGSIGGSQVGDIDVENVNSDIEFDAGLGLDLGVGYDFGKTRIEGNWVRGQSDGTSWLGFDIETDTTIDSLMASVYYDFREDKLWSPFIGASIGSSTVDIDGDSASGLSYGIGYGLSYKTSEAVEVFFKGETTIVPELTFDTVNNGTITITNGNYTNGTIGLRVRF, encoded by the coding sequence ATGAAAAATTTTAGTCATTTTTTATCAACTACCTTTGCAGGCTTATCTTTACTAAGTGCTCCTTTAATTGCAAATGAATATTCAACAAAGGGAACTTACTTCACCGGTAGTATAGGAGGTAGTCAAGTTGGAGATATTGATGTAGAAAATGTAAATTCAGATATTGAGTTTGACGCAGGTTTAGGACTTGATTTAGGAGTAGGTTATGATTTCGGGAAAACGCGTATTGAAGGTAATTGGGTTAGGGGACAATCTGATGGGACTTCATGGCTTGGATTTGATATTGAAACTGACACTACAATTGATTCATTAATGGCTTCAGTTTATTATGATTTCCGTGAAGATAAACTATGGAGTCCTTTTATCGGTGCATCAATAGGAAGCTCTACTGTTGATATTGACGGAGATTCTGCATCAGGTCTATCTTATGGGATTGGTTATGGTTTAAGTTACAAGACATCTGAGGCGGTAGAAGTTTTCTTTAAAGGAGAGACAACAATAGTTCCAGAACTTACATTTGATACAGTTAATAACGGAACAATTACCATAACTAATGGAAAC